The Alnus glutinosa chromosome 1, dhAlnGlut1.1, whole genome shotgun sequence region TTAAATGATGTTTAGCACCTTAAAAGTACTTGTTTTTGGTTCTTTCTTTCCTCatttttatatactaaaaaaaaaaaaaaaaaaaaaaaaaacagtaaatgTGGTTCTTATATAGCATTCTCAAGCTTCAAACTAATCTTTAAAGAGAAAGTAAAACATCATTGAAATATACAAACCAGTATTTATAGAAAAGTTccttggaaaaagaaaaaacatatgcTCTGATTTCCTTAAACCTGTCTTTCTTCATGGTTTTGAAACTAGAACTTTGAATGATGGAACTGTAAATGATGTTTAAGCAATAATTTGCCATGATAACTGTTGGATGTGACTTGAACATCAAGTCAAAGGGGCCCACAAGTTCTCTTTTCCAAGCTGGAGAATGTGTTAACCGACTTGAAGACACTAAAAAAAGGGCATAGTTTGAGGACTTTTTTGgagagctttttgcttttttagcagaaaaaaaaaaaaaaaaaaaaaaaactgtataagttgttttaacaaataattttaaacacaaaatatttgaaataatttttatgtcacatcataatacattttcttaaaaaaaaaaaaaaatgctctctAAAAAATTCTATCAAACGAGTTTTGACCTTTTATTAATAGCTTAgagaaagaaatttaaaaagagTTTGGGAGCTGCGTGAAAATGCTTTTTGGAGATAGCgtttggatcctctccaattcaaATGAACCGGAGGGGATCCAACTAGTGTTATTTGAAAGACATAATTGTGcataaaaatgtgaaatgacaattttgccCCTCAAATAAAACTAATTGAATCCAATGAACTAGAAAGGATCATTGTCCGTAGAGATAAAGGCCACACACGGTGAAACTTGGGTCGTCATTTGTCCCAGCAAAAGATAAATTGTACATCTATAAAGTTCGTTCTGACAATCCGACAAGAGCGCAAGGGCACCAttttaaactcataaaaaaacCAATGATCTTTTCTTTCTGGCCATCTGATATGTTATGAGGATGAGTAGCACAAAGTTTTGATATGATCATACTCTTTCTCAAAATCAGACCAATTAAATTGAAGTATTGaattgaatttgtgagactTACAAGCTTTGGACCATAATAGATGACTAGCTATAACACTAACTTGGATTCAAATGAGTTTTCTCTTAAGCAGCCAATCTAAAGCTCGTTAACAGCCTTTTCAATGAGTAGAGAAAACAGTTTAAAAGATCAAATGGGTAGTGAACAAACAAGGCCCAACTTCTAACAAAACTGTGTAAGCCTCTTCTCTCCACCCTGAGACCTACATTGGTTGAAAGGCAAGTGTGAGAACAATCAGAAAGGAGAGAGGCAGTAACATTGTGGGGATCATGGACTCTGAAAATGCCTCGGAATTGTCCGGGAATGGCGGGGTCATTCCAGGAATCTGTCCGGCAGTACCGCCATTGCCAATGCCATTGCCATTGCCAATCCCATTGCCATTGCCTGCTGTTGTTGATGTTGTTGGCACATTTGGATTATTTGGAGTTTGTGTTGTTGGTGTTGTAGTCCCTCCAGCCGTGCTGAAATCATTTTAGCAATTAATCCTTATACATTGCAAAAAGTATGTAAGTCATACagattcaataattgatttaaaaaagagaaatgaaaagaatatgTATAAGTAATGTAAAAACACgggaaaagaagaggaagacatTAGAGTGATTCTTTGGCGTGACAACCCAACAGCATCTTCAAAGGTCTCATCATTAATTAgtattatttttcgtttttttctttatttttctcttcttcttacAGAGATGAACATGAACAAGAATGATTAGGAATAATCTAGGATAATGAAAGCATTTTGTACTAACCCCATGTGAATGATTAAATAGTATACCCACAAATAACTCTTGCTTATAAGATTAGATCAACTAAATGTCATTGGGAGGATAAATTAGGCACTATAGCAAGGCAAAAGAGCCCTAACAACAAAATGTTGAACATTACCACACCTACCTCATGTGTCCTCACCCAAATCATGGTCGGTCCGCTTAGACCGGTCAAGATTTTTGGTTGAGAAATGATTCATATCTTCTTCTTGTACTTTTCtcatcctctcattttttaaaattatcattagatttgtgGGGTTCATGCGAGTCCTTCATATGAGTTCTACagatctaatagtaatttttaaaagtgaaaagatAGAAGTACAAAGGGTCACCCACTCCAAGTTCCCACAAACATCTTTGGAGCATATACTGttaaaataatatcacaacAATTTGAACCCGGAAAACACTCTTTGGTAGGAGTAAGTAGAGTTCAAGAAAAGAGGCTCTTCCCCCCTCTTTCCTACTATTTCAAGGTGGCTTTATAAAGTTGGGTGGCATTAGTATTACTCAGGGTTCTGGCCGTTGGATGTAACTGGGACCAGGAGGCCCATCCAACGGTGTAAAACTAAGGTGAAAGTACAATCTCCCGTGAGGTAAAGACCCAGTACAACCAAAGTGAGAAGCCCAAGATTTAGaaaagagtgagagagagagagagagagagagagacaggagAATCAGAAAAGGGACGTGACAACACTTGACCTGAATTTTCGAATTTTGAAGGGTGCTTTGTCTACATTACCGAAATtaccccccctcccccacaaAACCCTtctttcacaattttaaattttttctaaatttaattctaaaaatttaattttgtttgatttaacTAATCACTAAgagcatttatttaaaataaagaaacattCAGAGACAATAAAAGTtaattttcaaagtttttttttttttttttttttaaagagtttcCATAACCTAACCCACCCAAGGGCCAACCAAGGCTGTGGGCTTTTGGGGGTATTATCGGGTTATGCACATTTGGTTATGGAGGTTAAATTTGACCAATCAGATTAACGTACAGATAGATGAAATGAAAACCCCCCCATGCATAAAGACAACTGTAAGAGGAAGTGTCCAACTCATATAATCACTTCCCAGCTCCTGGAAATCAAAATCACTCACCAAAAAAGGTGTATCTCTCGCTATCCATACACTATCTTAATACTTATTCTAATCCTTGCCTTTTctccccccacccaaaaaaaaaagaaaaaaaaaagaatagaaaagatgACCCTTTTGCGTGAAGATGAAGAAACgatttcataaaaatttaaaaaaataaaaagaaagaaaaggaaatggtTAAGGGCACATACCTTAAGGAAGAAGGATAGACACAAGATCCATAACCTACGTACAGTACCCAAAACACAAGAACCAAAAGGAATAAATAGATTACACATAATAAGCAAAGCAACCGGCCACCAAACAgctgagaaagaaaaaaaacatactAGGATCAGTTTGGGCAATGGTGGCAGTGCCGGAAAAGTCGCAGCTGCCGGGGGCCATGGCCTTGCGCTGGAAGAAGCTGTTGAAGGCGTAGGAGGCGTGGGCTTGGATGGTGTTGGGGAGGTAGCAGAGGCCATTGGAGAGAATGGGGGTGCAATCTGCGCCCATCCCGCATGCGTAGTCCAGAC contains the following coding sequences:
- the LOC133872258 gene encoding PLASMODESMATA CALLOSE-BINDING PROTEIN 3, with translation MAGAQKAVSWVSSVATTLMSILVINSINVGVEGAYWCVVRSDASDQALQTGLDYACGMGADCTPILSNGLCYLPNTIQAHASYAFNSFFQRKAMAPGSCDFSGTATIAQTDPSYGSCVYPSSLSTAGGTTTPTTQTPNNPNVPTTSTTAGNGNGIGNGNGIGNGGTAGQIPGMTPPFPDNSEAFSESMIPTMLLPLSFLIVLTLAFQPM